In one Inquilinus sp. Marseille-Q2685 genomic region, the following are encoded:
- a CDS encoding CTP synthase encodes MTRYIFITGGVVSSLGKGLGAAALGALLQARGFKVRLRKLDPYLNVDPGTMSPTQHGEVFVTDDGAETDLDLGHYERFTGVSARKSDNVTTGRIYSNVIARERRGDYLGATVQVIPHITDAIKEFIRSDVTDEDFIVCEVGGTVGDIESLPFLEAIRQFGNEVGLENALFLHVTLLPYIPAAGELKTKPTQHSVKELLSVGIQPAMLLCRADRPIPPNERRKIALFCNIRPERVIAALDVDTIYNVPISYHEEGFDDQVLAYFGIEQQKTPDLSRWTGIVQRVRQPEGEVTIGVVGKYTSLIDSYKSLAEALTHGGIANNIRVKLDWMDSQIFESEDAVSHLEHVHGILVPGGFGERGAEGKIRAAQFARERKVPYFGICFGMQMAVIEAARHMAGLPAANSTEFGPTNEPVVGLMTEWVRGNELEVRRSDSDLGGTMRLGAYPAALVPGSRVAGIYGATEISERHRHRYEVNINYRERLEQAGLFFSGLSPDGVLPEIVELPDHPWFIGVQFHPELKSKPFDPHPLFTDFIRAAIEQSRLV; translated from the coding sequence ATGACGCGGTACATCTTCATTACCGGCGGCGTGGTCTCCTCGCTTGGCAAGGGACTGGGCGCAGCAGCACTCGGGGCACTCCTTCAGGCGCGGGGCTTCAAGGTCCGGCTCCGGAAGCTGGACCCCTATCTCAACGTCGACCCGGGCACGATGAGCCCGACCCAGCACGGCGAGGTCTTCGTCACCGATGACGGGGCGGAGACCGACCTGGACCTGGGCCATTACGAACGCTTCACCGGCGTCTCGGCCCGCAAGAGCGACAACGTCACCACCGGCCGGATCTACTCCAACGTGATCGCGCGCGAGCGCCGCGGCGACTATCTCGGCGCCACGGTGCAGGTGATTCCGCACATCACCGACGCAATCAAGGAGTTCATCCGCTCCGACGTCACCGACGAGGACTTCATCGTCTGCGAGGTCGGCGGCACCGTCGGCGACATCGAGAGCCTGCCGTTCCTCGAGGCGATCCGCCAGTTCGGCAACGAGGTCGGGCTCGAGAACGCGCTGTTCCTGCACGTCACGCTCCTGCCCTACATTCCGGCAGCGGGCGAGCTGAAGACCAAACCGACCCAGCATTCGGTGAAGGAACTGCTGTCGGTCGGGATCCAGCCGGCGATGCTGCTGTGCCGCGCGGACCGGCCGATCCCGCCGAACGAGCGGCGCAAGATCGCTCTGTTCTGCAACATCCGGCCGGAGCGGGTGATCGCCGCCCTCGACGTCGACACCATCTACAACGTGCCGATCTCCTACCACGAGGAAGGCTTCGACGATCAGGTCCTGGCCTATTTCGGCATCGAGCAGCAGAAGACGCCGGACCTGTCGCGCTGGACAGGCATCGTCCAGCGGGTGCGCCAGCCGGAAGGCGAGGTCACGATCGGCGTGGTCGGCAAGTACACCTCGCTGATCGACAGCTACAAGAGCCTGGCCGAGGCGCTGACCCATGGCGGCATCGCCAACAACATCAGGGTCAAGCTCGACTGGATGGATTCGCAGATCTTCGAATCGGAGGATGCGGTCTCCCATCTCGAGCATGTCCACGGCATCCTGGTGCCGGGCGGCTTCGGCGAGCGCGGGGCCGAGGGCAAGATCCGCGCCGCCCAGTTCGCGCGCGAGCGCAAGGTGCCGTATTTCGGCATCTGCTTCGGCATGCAGATGGCGGTGATCGAGGCGGCGCGCCACATGGCCGGGCTGCCGGCCGCGAACTCGACCGAATTCGGCCCGACCAACGAACCGGTGGTCGGCCTGATGACCGAATGGGTGCGCGGCAACGAGCTGGAGGTCCGCCGCTCGGACAGCGACCTCGGCGGCACCATGCGCCTCGGCGCCTATCCGGCGGCGCTGGTGCCCGGCAGCCGGGTGGCCGGGATCTACGGCGCGACCGAGATCAGCGAGCGGCACCGCCACCGCTACGAGGTCAACATCAACTACCGCGAGCGGCTGGAGCAGGCCGGGCTGTTCTTCTCCGGCCTGTCGCCCGACGGCGTGCTGCCGGAGATCGTGGAGCTGCCGGACCACCCGTGGTTCATCGGCGTGCAGTTCCATCCGGAGCTGAAGTCGAAGCCATTCGACCCGCATCCGCTGTTCACCGACTTCATCCGCGCCGCGATCGAGCAGAGCCGGCTCGTCTGA
- the kdsA gene encoding 3-deoxy-8-phosphooctulonate synthase, producing MTAARAVTVGNLTFANDRPLTIIAGPCQLESREHALEMSQALVEITGRLGLGLVYKTSFDKANRTSASAARGLGMEKSLPIMAEIREKFGCPVLTDIHDAAQCAPVAEAVDILQIPAFLCRQTDLLLAAGATGRAINVKKGQFLAPWDMKNVAAKIASTGNDKVLLTERGVSFGYNTLVSDMRSLPILAQTGYPVVFDATHSVQQPGGQGTSSGGQREFVPVLARAAVSIGVAAVFIETHQDPDHAPSDGPNMVPLNKLEALLTTLVALDRIAKADPVRI from the coding sequence ATGACCGCTGCCCGTGCCGTCACCGTCGGCAACCTGACCTTCGCCAATGACCGCCCGCTGACCATCATCGCCGGCCCGTGCCAGCTGGAAAGCCGCGAGCACGCGCTGGAGATGAGCCAGGCGCTGGTCGAGATCACCGGCAGGCTGGGCCTCGGCTTGGTCTACAAGACCTCCTTCGACAAGGCCAACCGCACCTCCGCCTCGGCCGCGCGCGGCCTGGGCATGGAGAAGAGCCTGCCGATCATGGCCGAGATCCGCGAGAAATTCGGCTGCCCGGTGCTGACCGACATCCACGACGCGGCGCAGTGCGCCCCGGTGGCCGAGGCGGTCGACATCCTGCAGATCCCGGCCTTCCTCTGCCGCCAGACCGACCTGCTGCTGGCCGCGGGCGCCACCGGCCGGGCGATCAACGTCAAGAAGGGCCAGTTCCTCGCGCCCTGGGACATGAAGAACGTCGCCGCCAAGATCGCCTCGACCGGCAACGACAAGGTGCTGCTGACCGAGCGCGGCGTCAGCTTCGGCTACAACACGCTGGTCAGCGACATGCGCTCGCTGCCGATCCTGGCGCAGACCGGCTATCCGGTGGTGTTCGACGCCACCCATTCGGTGCAGCAGCCGGGGGGGCAGGGCACCAGTTCGGGCGGCCAGCGCGAATTCGTGCCGGTGCTGGCCCGGGCCGCGGTCTCGATCGGCGTCGCCGCCGTCTTCATCGAGACCCACCAGGACCCGGACCACGCCCCGAGCGACGGTCCCAACATGGTGCCGCTGAACAAGCTCGAGGCGCTGCTGACCACCCTGGTCGCGCTCGACCGCATCGCCAAGGCCGACCCGGTCCGGATCTGA
- a CDS encoding xanthine dehydrogenase family protein molybdopterin-binding subunit, with translation MATKFGIGQPMRRSEDPRLLKGGGRYTDDVSAPGQAQAWFLRSPFAHAEIRGIDTTAAAAMPGVIGIVTIADLDADGIADLKCYAPVKNSDGSDQVLPPRPILARGRVRHVGEAVALVVAETIEQAKDAAEAIEVDYDSLPAVTDPVGTLEGPAIWDAAPTNLCFDWEFGEKDKVESLFAQADRVIKVDLVNNRVVASPMEPRCCNADWDATEGRFVLYVSCQGVHMLRDMLANDIFKLPPEKFLVRSTDVGGGFGMKLFMYPEYPATLYAARKFGRPVKWTSERTEAFISDDHGRDNVTTVELAVDKDARFLALRVDLIANMGAYLSNFAPFIPTMAGGAQMLNGLYMLQGVYERVRGVFTNTQPVDAYRGAGRPEAAFNVERIVDHASRVLGIDPVELRRRNYIPPSAMPYATVTGVTYDSGEFTRNLEEAAQIADVAGFEARRRDSASKGKYRGLGIATYVEACAGGEDEAADVRVARDGKVTVYVGTQTNGQGHETAYKQIIAEHLGVEPDQVTIVQGDTDLVRTGNGTGGSRSVPVGGSAIQDGSLKVQEKAKLRAADLLETAAVDIAFADGRFTVVGTDRALTLSEIAAQTESDSEIVFEERGSFTPPSATFPNGAHIVELEIDGDTGELEILRYTVVDDFGRVMNPLMVAGQVHGGIAQGLGQALLEHAVFDPESGQLLSGSFMDYAMPRAVDLPYVTFKYNEIPCTTNPLGIKGAGEAGAIGAPPAIINAIVDALSPLGVEHVDMPATPQKLWQIIHSRQQRQAAE, from the coding sequence GTGGCGACGAAGTTCGGCATCGGCCAGCCCATGCGCCGCAGCGAAGATCCCCGCCTGCTGAAGGGCGGCGGCCGTTACACCGACGATGTCTCGGCCCCCGGCCAGGCGCAGGCCTGGTTCCTGCGCTCGCCCTTCGCCCATGCCGAGATCCGCGGCATCGACACCACGGCCGCCGCGGCGATGCCGGGCGTGATCGGCATCGTCACCATCGCCGATCTCGACGCCGACGGGATCGCCGACCTGAAATGCTACGCCCCGGTGAAGAACAGCGACGGCTCCGACCAGGTGCTGCCGCCGCGGCCGATCCTGGCGCGCGGCCGGGTGCGCCATGTCGGCGAGGCGGTGGCGCTGGTGGTGGCCGAGACCATCGAGCAGGCCAAGGACGCCGCCGAGGCGATCGAGGTCGACTATGATTCGCTGCCGGCCGTCACCGATCCTGTCGGCACGCTCGAGGGCCCGGCGATCTGGGACGCGGCGCCGACCAACCTGTGCTTCGACTGGGAGTTCGGCGAGAAGGACAAGGTGGAGTCGCTGTTCGCCCAGGCCGATCGGGTGATCAAGGTCGATCTGGTGAACAACCGCGTCGTCGCCTCGCCGATGGAGCCGCGCTGCTGCAACGCCGACTGGGACGCGACCGAGGGCCGGTTCGTGCTCTACGTCTCCTGCCAGGGCGTGCACATGCTGCGCGACATGCTGGCGAACGACATCTTCAAGCTGCCGCCGGAGAAGTTCCTGGTCCGCAGCACCGATGTCGGCGGCGGCTTCGGCATGAAGCTGTTCATGTATCCGGAGTACCCGGCGACGCTGTACGCCGCGCGCAAGTTCGGCCGGCCGGTGAAATGGACGTCGGAGCGGACCGAGGCCTTCATCAGCGACGATCACGGCCGCGACAACGTCACCACGGTCGAGCTGGCGGTCGACAAGGACGCCCGCTTCCTGGCGCTGCGCGTCGACCTGATCGCCAATATGGGCGCGTATCTGTCGAACTTCGCGCCCTTCATCCCGACCATGGCGGGCGGCGCGCAGATGCTGAACGGCCTGTACATGCTGCAGGGCGTCTATGAGCGGGTGCGCGGCGTGTTCACCAACACCCAGCCGGTCGACGCCTATCGCGGCGCCGGGCGGCCGGAGGCGGCCTTCAACGTCGAGCGCATCGTCGACCACGCCTCCCGCGTGCTCGGCATCGACCCGGTCGAGCTGCGGCGGCGCAACTACATCCCGCCCTCGGCGATGCCCTACGCCACGGTCACCGGCGTGACCTATGACAGCGGCGAGTTCACCCGCAACCTCGAGGAGGCGGCGCAGATCGCCGATGTCGCTGGCTTCGAGGCGCGGCGGCGCGACTCGGCCTCGAAGGGCAAGTATCGCGGGCTCGGCATCGCGACCTATGTCGAGGCCTGCGCCGGCGGCGAGGACGAGGCTGCCGATGTCAGGGTCGCCCGCGACGGCAAGGTCACGGTCTATGTCGGCACCCAGACCAACGGCCAGGGCCACGAGACCGCCTACAAGCAGATCATCGCCGAACATCTCGGCGTCGAGCCCGACCAGGTCACCATCGTCCAGGGCGACACCGACCTGGTCCGCACCGGCAACGGCACCGGCGGCTCGCGCTCCGTGCCGGTCGGCGGCTCCGCGATCCAGGACGGATCGCTGAAGGTCCAGGAAAAGGCCAAGCTGCGGGCGGCGGACCTGCTGGAGACGGCGGCGGTCGACATCGCCTTCGCCGACGGCCGCTTCACCGTGGTCGGCACCGACCGGGCCCTGACCCTGTCCGAGATCGCCGCCCAGACCGAGTCGGACAGCGAGATCGTGTTCGAGGAGCGCGGCAGCTTCACCCCGCCCTCGGCCACTTTCCCGAACGGCGCCCATATCGTCGAGCTGGAGATCGACGGCGACACGGGCGAGCTCGAGATCCTGCGCTACACCGTGGTCGATGATTTCGGCCGGGTGATGAACCCGCTGATGGTGGCCGGCCAGGTGCATGGCGGCATCGCCCAGGGCCTCGGCCAGGCGCTGCTGGAGCACGCCGTGTTCGACCCCGAGAGCGGCCAGCTGCTGTCCGGCTCCTTCATGGACTATGCCATGCCGCGGGCGGTCGACCTGCCCTATGTCACCTTCAAGTACAACGAGATCCCCTGCACCACGAACCCGCTGGGCATCAAGGGCGCCGGCGAGGCCGGGGCGATCGGCGCGCCGCCGGCGATCATCAACGCCATCGTCGACGCGCTGTCGCCGCTCGGGGTCGAGCATGTCGACATGCCGGCGACGCCGCAGAAGCTGTGGCAGATCATCCACAGCCGCCAGCAGCGCCAGGCGGCGGAATAG
- a CDS encoding pyruvate dehydrogenase complex E1 component subunit beta — protein MPTEILMPALSPTMTEGTLAKWLKREGDAVKSGDVIAEIETDKATMEVEAVDEGTIGKILVPEGTEAVAVNTPIAILLGDGESAGDIGHANGKAAPVAETPREAPAAPEAPKVEARAPAAPAAPPATKAPPATDEDKFFTKTKRITVREALRDAMAEEMRRDPTVFLMGEEVAEYQGAYKVSQGLLEEFGAKRVIDTPITEHGFAGLGVGAAYAGLRPIVEFMTFNFAMQAIDQIINSAAKTLYMSGGQMGSPIVFRGPNGAAARVGAQHSQDYASWYAHCPGMKVVAPWSAADAKGLLKAAIRDPNPVIFLENEILYGQSFDVPEDPEFIVPIGRAKIVRPGKDVTITAYSIMVGKALEAAETLAAEGIDAEVIDLRTIRPLDVETIVASVKKTNRLVSAEESWPFAGIGAELAALMMEHAFDYLDAPVGRVCAVDVPLPYAANLEHLALPQASHIVEAAKAACYR, from the coding sequence ATGCCCACCGAAATCCTGATGCCGGCGCTGTCGCCGACCATGACCGAGGGCACGCTCGCGAAGTGGCTGAAGCGCGAGGGTGACGCGGTGAAGTCGGGCGACGTGATCGCCGAGATCGAGACCGACAAGGCGACCATGGAGGTCGAGGCGGTCGACGAAGGCACCATCGGCAAGATCCTGGTGCCGGAAGGCACCGAGGCCGTGGCCGTGAACACCCCGATCGCCATCCTGCTGGGTGACGGCGAGAGCGCGGGCGACATCGGCCACGCCAACGGCAAGGCCGCCCCGGTGGCGGAGACGCCGCGCGAGGCGCCGGCTGCCCCCGAAGCGCCGAAGGTCGAGGCCCGGGCGCCCGCCGCCCCGGCCGCGCCGCCGGCGACCAAGGCGCCGCCCGCGACCGACGAGGACAAGTTCTTCACCAAGACCAAGCGCATCACCGTGCGCGAGGCGCTGCGCGACGCCATGGCCGAGGAGATGCGGCGCGACCCGACCGTCTTCCTGATGGGCGAGGAGGTCGCCGAGTACCAGGGCGCCTACAAGGTCAGCCAGGGCCTGTTGGAGGAGTTCGGGGCCAAGCGCGTGATCGATACCCCGATCACCGAGCACGGCTTCGCCGGCCTCGGCGTCGGCGCCGCCTATGCGGGCCTGCGGCCGATCGTCGAGTTCATGACCTTCAACTTCGCCATGCAGGCGATCGACCAGATCATCAACTCGGCCGCCAAGACCCTGTACATGTCCGGCGGCCAGATGGGCAGCCCGATCGTGTTCCGCGGCCCGAACGGTGCCGCCGCCCGCGTCGGCGCCCAGCACAGCCAGGACTACGCCAGCTGGTACGCGCATTGCCCGGGCATGAAGGTGGTGGCGCCGTGGTCGGCGGCCGACGCCAAGGGCCTGCTGAAGGCGGCGATCCGGGACCCGAACCCGGTGATCTTCCTCGAGAACGAGATCCTCTACGGCCAGAGCTTCGACGTGCCGGAGGATCCCGAGTTCATCGTCCCGATCGGTCGCGCCAAGATCGTGCGCCCGGGCAAGGACGTCACCATCACCGCCTATTCGATCATGGTCGGCAAGGCGCTGGAGGCGGCCGAGACCCTGGCCGCCGAGGGCATCGACGCCGAGGTCATCGACCTCCGCACCATCCGGCCGCTGGACGTCGAGACCATCGTCGCCTCGGTCAAGAAGACCAACCGCCTGGTCTCGGCCGAGGAAAGCTGGCCCTTCGCCGGCATCGGCGCCGAGTTGGCGGCGCTGATGATGGAGCATGCCTTCGACTATCTCGACGCCCCGGTCGGGCGCGTCTGCGCGGTCGACGTGCCGCTGCCCTATGCCGCGAACCTGGAGCACCTCGCGCTGCCCCAGGCCTCGCACATCGTCGAGGCGGCCAAGGCCGCCTGCTACCGCTAG
- the eno gene encoding phosphopyruvate hydratase, producing the protein MTAIVDIHARQILDSRGNPTVEVDVTLESGAFGRAAVPSGASTGAHEAVELRDGDKSVYGGKGVTKAVDAVNGELFDALTGLDAEDQIALDRTMIELDGTPNKGRLGANAILGVSLAVARAAAEDAGLPLYRYVGGAYASTLPVPLMNIINGGAHADNPIDIQEFMILPVGAPTLAEAVRTGSEVFHALRKKLKDAGHGTNVGDEGGFAPNLASADEALSFIMQAIEAAGYKPGDDVVLGLDAASTEFYKDGRYHLEGEGKTLDSAGLVAYYEELVKRYPIVSIEDGMAEDDWEGWAAITSTLGQRVQLVGDDLFVTNPERLSQGIARGIGNSILVKVNQIGTLTETLQAVEMAHKAGYTAVMSHRSGETEDATIADLAVATNCGQIKTGSLSRSDRLAKYNQLIRIEEQLGRAASYAGRSVLRQR; encoded by the coding sequence ATGACCGCGATCGTCGACATCCATGCCCGCCAGATCCTCGACAGCCGGGGCAACCCGACCGTCGAGGTCGATGTCACCCTCGAATCCGGCGCCTTCGGCCGCGCCGCGGTGCCGTCCGGCGCCTCGACCGGCGCCCATGAGGCGGTCGAACTGCGCGACGGCGACAAGTCGGTCTATGGCGGCAAGGGCGTGACCAAGGCGGTCGATGCCGTGAACGGCGAGCTGTTCGACGCGCTGACGGGGCTCGACGCCGAGGACCAGATCGCGCTCGACCGCACCATGATCGAGCTCGACGGCACCCCGAACAAGGGCCGGCTCGGCGCCAACGCCATCCTCGGCGTCAGCCTGGCCGTGGCCCGCGCCGCGGCCGAGGATGCCGGCCTGCCGCTGTACCGCTATGTCGGCGGCGCCTATGCCAGCACGCTGCCGGTGCCGCTGATGAACATCATCAATGGCGGCGCCCATGCCGACAACCCGATCGACATCCAGGAATTCATGATCCTGCCGGTCGGCGCGCCGACCCTGGCCGAGGCGGTGCGCACCGGGTCGGAGGTGTTCCACGCCCTGCGCAAGAAGCTGAAGGACGCCGGCCACGGCACCAATGTCGGCGACGAGGGCGGCTTCGCCCCGAACCTGGCCTCGGCCGACGAGGCGCTGAGCTTCATCATGCAGGCGATCGAGGCCGCGGGCTACAAGCCGGGCGACGACGTGGTGCTGGGGCTCGATGCCGCCTCGACCGAGTTCTACAAGGACGGCCGCTACCATCTGGAAGGGGAGGGCAAGACCCTCGATAGCGCCGGCCTCGTCGCCTACTATGAAGAGTTGGTGAAGCGCTACCCGATCGTGTCGATCGAGGACGGCATGGCCGAAGACGACTGGGAGGGCTGGGCCGCGATCACCAGCACCCTCGGCCAGCGCGTCCAGCTGGTCGGCGACGACCTGTTCGTCACCAATCCGGAGCGCCTGTCCCAGGGCATCGCCCGCGGCATCGGCAACTCGATCCTGGTCAAGGTCAACCAGATCGGCACCCTGACCGAGACGCTGCAGGCGGTGGAGATGGCGCACAAGGCGGGGTACACCGCGGTGATGTCGCACCGTTCGGGCGAGACCGAGGACGCGACCATCGCCGACCTTGCCGTCGCCACCAATTGCGGGCAGATCAAGACCGGCTCGCTCAGCCGTTCCGACCGGCTGGCCAAGTACAACCAGCTGATCCGGATCGAGGAGCAGCTGGGCCGCGCCGCCAGCTATGCCGGGCGGTCGGTGCTGCGCCAGCGTTAG
- a CDS encoding cyclopropane-fatty-acyl-phospholipid synthase family protein — translation MRLLSHMLSRFVQAGRLRVTDAGGVVHDFAGQQPGPFVSVRLHDPALPRKLFAAPALVVGEAYMDGTLTLEDGTTLRDLFALYGHNFQALDGYPLQAFLNSLGRRLRRLQQYNPIGKAQEHVAHHYDLSRELFELFLDEDMQYSCAYFGDGVRTIEDAQIAKKRHIAAKLLLDDAKTVLDIGCGWGGMAMTLADLAPVEVTGVTLSVEQQKLAQERAAKRGLGNRVRFELLDYRKLDRRFDRIVSVGMFEHVGASYYDEFFAKVRNLLAEDGVMLLHSIGRMTPPGNTGAWLRKYIFPGGYVPALSEVLAAVERQGLWVTDIEILRVHYADTLAAWNERFQAQRERIAKLYDERFCRMWEFYLLGCENEFRLGTCMVFQMQLARKRDAAPLTRDYITDTERRYATMAAAAE, via the coding sequence ATGCGGCTTCTCTCCCACATGCTGTCGCGCTTCGTGCAGGCGGGACGCCTGCGTGTGACGGACGCCGGCGGTGTGGTCCATGACTTCGCGGGCCAGCAGCCCGGGCCCTTCGTCTCGGTCCGGCTGCACGATCCGGCCCTGCCGCGGAAGCTGTTCGCGGCCCCGGCGCTGGTGGTCGGCGAAGCGTATATGGACGGCACGCTGACGCTGGAGGACGGCACCACGCTGCGCGACCTGTTCGCGCTGTACGGCCATAACTTCCAGGCGCTGGACGGCTATCCGCTGCAGGCGTTCCTGAACTCGCTCGGCCGCCGGCTGCGCCGGCTGCAGCAATACAACCCGATCGGCAAGGCGCAGGAGCACGTCGCCCATCACTACGACCTGTCGCGCGAGCTGTTCGAGCTCTTCCTCGACGAGGACATGCAGTATTCCTGCGCCTATTTCGGCGACGGAGTGCGCACGATCGAGGACGCGCAGATCGCCAAGAAGCGGCACATCGCCGCCAAGCTGCTGCTCGACGACGCCAAGACCGTGCTCGACATCGGCTGCGGCTGGGGCGGCATGGCGATGACGCTGGCCGACCTGGCGCCTGTCGAGGTGACGGGCGTGACCCTGTCGGTCGAGCAGCAGAAGCTGGCGCAGGAGCGCGCCGCCAAGCGGGGCCTGGGCAACCGGGTGAGGTTCGAACTGCTCGACTACCGCAAGCTCGACCGGCGCTTCGACCGGATCGTCTCGGTCGGCATGTTCGAGCATGTCGGCGCCAGCTATTATGACGAGTTCTTCGCCAAGGTGCGCAACCTCCTGGCCGAGGACGGCGTCATGCTGCTGCACTCGATCGGGCGGATGACGCCGCCGGGCAACACCGGCGCCTGGCTGCGGAAATACATCTTCCCGGGCGGCTACGTGCCGGCGCTGTCGGAGGTGCTGGCCGCGGTCGAGCGCCAGGGCCTGTGGGTCACCGACATCGAGATCCTGCGGGTGCACTACGCCGACACGCTGGCGGCCTGGAACGAGCGGTTCCAGGCGCAGCGGGAGCGCATCGCCAAGCTCTACGACGAGCGCTTCTGCCGGATGTGGGAGTTCTACCTGCTGGGCTGCGAGAACGAGTTCCGGCTGGGCACCTGCATGGTGTTCCAGATGCAGCTGGCCCGGAAGCGCGACGCCGCCCCCCTCACCCGCGACTACATCACCGACACCGAACGCCGCTACGCCACGATGGCCGCGGCGGCGGAGTAG
- the secG gene encoding preprotein translocase subunit SecG gives MQQVLLVIHVLIAVALIGVILIQRSEGGGLGIGGGGGGGLVSIRGQANLLTRVTAGLAGAFMVTSIVLAIMAGAHRGGSAIVNEVPAAPAQTAPANTAPAGPSVPTTE, from the coding sequence GTGCAGCAGGTCTTGCTCGTCATCCACGTACTGATCGCCGTGGCCCTGATCGGGGTGATCCTGATCCAGCGCAGCGAGGGCGGCGGCCTGGGCATCGGCGGCGGTGGCGGCGGCGGGCTGGTTTCGATCCGCGGCCAGGCCAACCTGCTGACCCGGGTCACCGCCGGCCTGGCGGGCGCCTTCATGGTGACCAGCATCGTCCTGGCGATCATGGCCGGCGCCCACCGCGGCGGCTCCGCCATCGTCAACGAGGTGCCGGCGGCGCCGGCGCAGACTGCGCCGGCCAACACCGCGCCGGCGGGGCCGAGTGTTCCCACGACGGAATAA
- the pdhA gene encoding pyruvate dehydrogenase (acetyl-transferring) E1 component subunit alpha, with translation MAPAAAGKDELLRYYRDMLLIRRFEEKAGQLYGMGLIGGFCHLYIGQEAVVVGMQAAQIPADDVITGYRDHGHMLACGMDPRGVMAELTGRRGGYSKGKGGSMHMFSREKKFFGGHGIVGAQVSLGTGLGFAHRYKEDGGASVTYFGDGASNQGQVYESFNMAALWKLPVVYVIENNKYGMGTSVQRASANADLHLRGQAYGIPGFQVDGMDVLAVKAAAEEALERARSGGGPTILEMMTYRYRGHSMSDPAKYRSKEEVAKMRETHDPIDLVRKKIDAIGGVSEDDFKAIDKEIRGIVNDAAEFAQQSPEPDPSELYTDVLIEA, from the coding sequence GTGGCTCCCGCCGCCGCCGGCAAGGACGAGCTGCTGCGCTATTACCGCGACATGCTGCTGATCCGCCGCTTCGAGGAGAAGGCGGGCCAGCTGTACGGCATGGGGCTGATCGGCGGCTTCTGCCACCTCTATATCGGCCAGGAGGCCGTGGTGGTCGGCATGCAGGCGGCCCAGATCCCGGCCGACGACGTGATCACCGGCTATCGCGACCACGGCCACATGCTGGCCTGCGGCATGGATCCGCGCGGCGTGATGGCGGAGCTGACCGGACGCCGCGGCGGCTACTCCAAGGGCAAGGGCGGCTCGATGCACATGTTCAGCCGCGAGAAGAAGTTCTTCGGCGGCCACGGCATCGTCGGCGCCCAGGTCTCGCTCGGCACCGGCCTCGGCTTCGCCCATCGCTACAAGGAGGACGGCGGCGCCTCGGTCACCTATTTCGGCGACGGCGCCTCCAACCAGGGCCAGGTCTATGAGAGCTTCAACATGGCGGCTCTCTGGAAGCTGCCGGTCGTCTATGTGATCGAGAACAACAAGTACGGCATGGGCACCTCGGTGCAGCGCGCCTCGGCCAATGCCGACCTGCATCTGCGCGGCCAGGCCTACGGCATTCCGGGCTTCCAGGTCGACGGCATGGACGTGCTGGCGGTCAAGGCGGCCGCTGAGGAGGCGCTGGAGCGCGCCCGTTCGGGCGGCGGCCCGACCATCCTCGAGATGATGACCTACCGCTATCGCGGCCACTCCATGTCCGATCCGGCCAAGTACCGGAGCAAGGAGGAGGTGGCGAAGATGCGCGAGACGCACGACCCGATCGATCTGGTGCGCAAGAAGATCGACGCGATCGGCGGCGTCAGCGAGGACGACTTCAAGGCGATCGACAAGGAGATCCGGGGCATCGTCAACGATGCGGCGGAATTCGCGCAGCAGAGCCCGGAGCCCGATCCGTCGGAGCTCTACACCGACGTCCTGATCGAAGCCTGA
- a CDS encoding septum formation initiator family protein, producing the protein MSMFRYLRRKLRPVIGPVVGACLIAYFTYHAIQGDHGIFARDALQGEVAQARSTLDALTAQRMEMEKRAALIDPKQVDLDMLDERARAMLNVARPDDVVIFYPKAAPAEAPAQ; encoded by the coding sequence ATGAGCATGTTTCGCTATCTCCGGCGGAAACTGCGTCCCGTCATCGGGCCGGTGGTCGGCGCCTGCCTGATCGCCTACTTCACCTATCATGCGATCCAGGGCGACCACGGCATCTTCGCCCGCGACGCCCTGCAGGGCGAGGTCGCCCAGGCCAGGTCCACGCTGGACGCGCTGACGGCGCAACGCATGGAGATGGAGAAGCGCGCCGCGCTGATCGACCCGAAGCAGGTCGATCTCGACATGCTGGACGAGCGGGCCCGGGCGATGCTGAACGTCGCCCGGCCGGACGACGTCGTCATCTTCTACCCCAAGGCCGCGCCGGCCGAGGCCCCAGCCCAGTAG